One Desulfovibrio fairfieldensis genomic window carries:
- a CDS encoding DMT family transporter — protein sequence MKNERIKAYLFLATAMSIAGSAVVAGKCMVASMPVFLAAELGIFVSLLILLPLAFRQRRGPWKTDGKTHLALLLQALFGIVLYRAFIFLGLRHTTAAAGGLISSAAPALIAFLAFVLLREKISGKRVIGAVSVSIGILAVNLHPFLNDASQAADAILGNCLILAAVLCESGFSVMSRAKCGQLTALRRTALISLYAFLCLLPCAVYEAREYDFAAMPFSTALYIGYYGIFVSFLSYVFWFKGIAVVPAGIAASFTGLVPLTGVLLSWAVLHESISGAYWFGLLFVLLGIGLACLPDKRRPAGAPDGSDAHASGGG from the coding sequence ATGAAAAACGAGCGAATAAAGGCGTATCTTTTTCTCGCAACGGCTATGAGCATTGCGGGGAGCGCCGTAGTGGCCGGAAAATGCATGGTCGCGTCTATGCCGGTCTTTCTCGCCGCGGAGCTGGGCATCTTCGTCAGCCTGCTGATCCTGCTGCCTTTGGCCTTCCGGCAGCGGCGCGGTCCATGGAAAACAGACGGCAAAACCCATCTTGCGCTTCTGTTGCAGGCCCTGTTCGGGATCGTTCTGTACCGTGCATTCATCTTCCTGGGGCTGCGCCACACCACAGCGGCGGCGGGCGGGCTCATCAGCAGCGCGGCCCCGGCGCTCATCGCGTTTCTGGCTTTTGTGCTGCTGCGCGAAAAAATATCCGGAAAGCGCGTGATCGGGGCCGTCAGCGTGTCCATCGGCATTCTGGCCGTCAATCTCCATCCTTTTTTGAATGACGCCTCTCAGGCGGCCGATGCCATTCTGGGGAACTGTCTGATTCTGGCCGCCGTTCTTTGCGAATCCGGCTTTTCAGTCATGAGCAGGGCAAAATGCGGGCAGCTGACGGCGCTACGCAGAACCGCGCTGATTTCCCTGTACGCCTTCCTCTGCCTGCTGCCCTGCGCCGTGTATGAGGCCAGAGAATATGATTTTGCGGCCATGCCGTTTTCCACGGCTCTCTACATCGGTTATTACGGAATTTTCGTGTCCTTTCTGTCCTATGTGTTCTGGTTTAAAGGTATTGCCGTTGTTCCGGCGGGGATTGCCGCTTCGTTCACCGGCCTGGTTCCGCTCACCGGCGTGTTGCTTTCGTGGGCGGTGCTGCATGAGAGTATCAGCGGAGCCTACTGGTTCGGTCTGTTGTTTGTGCTGCTGGGGATCGGGCTCGCATGCCTGCCGGACAAGAGGCGCCCCGCAGGCGCTCCGGACGGGAGCGATGCACACGCTTCCGGCGGCGGGTGA